A segment of the Streptomyces pactum genome:
GCACCCGCGACCAGGGCCTTGGCGATGTCGCCGGAGTACTGCAGGCCACCGTCGCCGATGACCGGGATACCGGCCTCCTTGGCGGCGAGCGACGCCTCGTAGATGGCCGTGACCTGGGGGACGCCGATGCCGGCGACGACGCGGGTGGTGCAGATGGAGCCGGGGCCGACACCGACCTTGATGCCGTCCACGCCGGCGTCGATGAGCGCCTTGGCGCCGTCGCGGGTGGCGATGTTGCCGCCGATGACGTCGACGCCGGCCGCGTTCGACTTGATCTTGGCGACCATGTCGCCGACCAGACGGGAGTGGCCGTGCGCGGTGTCGACGACGATGAAGTCGACGCCCGCCTCGATCAGCGCCTGGGCGCGCTCGAAGGCGTCACCGGCGACACCGACCGCGGCACCGACCAGCAGCCGGCCCCTGGCGTCCTTGGCGGCGTGCGGGTACTTCTCGGCCTTGACGAAGTCCTTGACCGTGATCAGGCCCTTGAGGACGCCGTGGTCGTCGACCAGCGGCAGCTTCTCGATCTTGTGGCGGCGCAGCAGCTCCATGGCGTCCACGCCGGAGATGCCGACCTTGCCGGTGACCAGCGGCATCGGGGTCATGACCTCGCGCACCTGACGGGAGCGGTCGGTCTCGAAGGCCATGTCGCGGTTGGTGACGATGCCGAGCAGCTTGCCGGCGCCGTCGGTGACCGGGACGCCGCTGATGCGGAACTTGGCGCACAGCGCGTCGGCCTCGGCGAGCAGGGCGTCCGGGTGGATGGTGATGGGGTTGGCCACCATGCCCGACTCGGAGCGCTTGACCAGGTCGACCTGGTTGGCCTGGTCCTCGATGGACAGGTTGCGGTGCAAAACGCCGACGCCGCCCTGGCGGGCCATCGCGATCGCCATGCGCGACTCGGTG
Coding sequences within it:
- the guaB gene encoding IMP dehydrogenase; the encoded protein is MTANVDGVPEKFATLGLTYDDVLLLPGASDMAPDEIDTASYVSRNVRVNIPLLSAAMDKVTESRMAIAMARQGGVGVLHRNLSIEDQANQVDLVKRSESGMVANPITIHPDALLAEADALCAKFRISGVPVTDGAGKLLGIVTNRDMAFETDRSRQVREVMTPMPLVTGKVGISGVDAMELLRRHKIEKLPLVDDHGVLKGLITVKDFVKAEKYPHAAKDARGRLLVGAAVGVAGDAFERAQALIEAGVDFIVVDTAHGHSRLVGDMVAKIKSNAAGVDVIGGNIATRDGAKALIDAGVDGIKVGVGPGSICTTRVVAGIGVPQVTAIYEASLAAKEAGIPVIGDGGLQYSGDIAKALVAGADTVMLGSLLAGCEESPGELMFINGKQFKSYRGMGSLGAMQTRGDRRSFSKDRYFQEGVASDEQLVPEGIEGQVPYRGPLSSVVHQLVGGLRQSMFYVGGRTVPQLQDNGRFVRITSAGLKESHPHDIQMTVEAPNYSRSK